A single window of Canis aureus isolate CA01 unplaced genomic scaffold, VMU_Caureus_v.1.0 ptg000132l_RagTag, whole genome shotgun sequence DNA harbors:
- the LOC144309641 gene encoding ankyrin repeat domain-containing protein 26-like isoform X1, protein MLRRMLSKYENGELPFYGDLKTSQTEMEIQINMLRQKRQAASQENLEQLRASHDASIRSQVALRIKELESELQSQIRNSQELKIELEKYRQLYLEESEMRMSLTKKLSKTNERLADITTKYLVERQQNRPFHSTLTMGPVLEGPYVGNWTSSLLLDRNVTPRENVMIPTSRPQTSVSSIETHLFKMQQMLEDSIIRELKEVAHD, encoded by the exons ATGTTAAGAAGGATGttaagtaaatatgaaaatggaGAGCTTCCTTTCTATGGAGATTTAAAAACCAGTCAAACGGAAATGGAAATTCAGATTAATATGCTAAGACAGAAg AGACAAGCAGCATCTCAAGAAAACTTAGAGCAGTTAAGAGCAAGTCATGATGCTTCAATAAGAAGTCAAGTGGCACTCAGAATTAAAGAGCTGGAATCTGAACTTCAATCCCAAATAAGAAATTCTCAGGAACTTAAAATAGAATTGGAAAAGTACAGGCAACTCTACCTAGAAGAATCAGAAATGCGAATGTCATTGACAAAAAAACTGAGCAA GACTAATGAGAGGCTGGCAGATATCACTACCAAATATCTGGTGGAGAGACAGCAGAACAGACCTTTCCACAGCACTCTTACTATGGGACCAGTCTTGGAAGGGCCTTATGTTGGAAATTGGACTAGTAGTTTACTGCTGGATAGAAATGTTACTCCAAGAGAAAATGTAATGATTCCTACCTCAAGGCCGCAGACTTCAGTTAGCAGCATTGAAACTCACTTGTTCAAG
- the LOC144309641 gene encoding ankyrin repeat domain-containing protein 26-like isoform X2, producing the protein MLRRMLSKYENGELPFYGDLKTSQTEMEIQINMLRQKRQAASQENLEQLRASHDASIRSQVALRIKELESELQSQIRNSQELKIELEKYRQLYLEESEMRMSLTKKLSKTNERLADITTKYLVERQQNRPFHSTLTMGPVLEGPYVGNWTSSLLLDRNVTPRENVMIPTSRPQTSVSSIETHLFKLLMIENQDSVDLLL; encoded by the exons ATGTTAAGAAGGATGttaagtaaatatgaaaatggaGAGCTTCCTTTCTATGGAGATTTAAAAACCAGTCAAACGGAAATGGAAATTCAGATTAATATGCTAAGACAGAAg AGACAAGCAGCATCTCAAGAAAACTTAGAGCAGTTAAGAGCAAGTCATGATGCTTCAATAAGAAGTCAAGTGGCACTCAGAATTAAAGAGCTGGAATCTGAACTTCAATCCCAAATAAGAAATTCTCAGGAACTTAAAATAGAATTGGAAAAGTACAGGCAACTCTACCTAGAAGAATCAGAAATGCGAATGTCATTGACAAAAAAACTGAGCAA GACTAATGAGAGGCTGGCAGATATCACTACCAAATATCTGGTGGAGAGACAGCAGAACAGACCTTTCCACAGCACTCTTACTATGGGACCAGTCTTGGAAGGGCCTTATGTTGGAAATTGGACTAGTAGTTTACTGCTGGATAGAAATGTTACTCCAAGAGAAAATGTAATGATTCCTACCTCAAGGCCGCAGACTTCAGTTAGCAGCATTGAAACTCACTTGTTCAAG